Proteins encoded together in one Gadus chalcogrammus isolate NIFS_2021 chromosome 18, NIFS_Gcha_1.0, whole genome shotgun sequence window:
- the LOC130371265 gene encoding zinc finger MYM-type protein 3-like yields the protein MSDFNISFNLFGVYDNFDDWDAAEEKEINKRKRKQRHKELTPGELNQIEDDKDEINTKKTTKWAVNILTDFLEQKRMDSNLVNYTADALNETLREFYAAVQSTKTGGEYSIASLRSLRAGIKRYIVGFNIITDTRFRTSNAVFTSVIKRYRKSGKDTSLHHPRISESDLKRIRSSTALSPDSPVGLVRKVWFDIQICLARRGREGTRELSMSSFILQRDEDGVEYVSLAHNPQSKNHKDPNELEKENLRGFMFARPEDPLCPVESFKKYIAKCPSDAKSFYLHPKRTLSSGVWYTREPMGVHYLGNMLKRISEEVGLSQIYTNHSLRSTAVGRLSDAGLESGQIIPVTGHRCESSLRAYWAPSVQERREWSHVLSSSVPRNSAPAVQHPPSQAAMPDLPVTLSNCTINGNVEFNFK from the exons ATGAGTGATTTCAACatttcttttaatttatttggaGTATATGACAACTTCGATGACTGGGATGCAGCAGAAGAAAAGGAAATTAATAAGAGGAAAAGAAAGCAACGGCACAAGGAGTTAACACCGGGAGAATTAAATCAAATAGAAGATGACAAAGATGAGATCaacaccaaaaaaacaacaaaatgggCAGTTAATATACTGACAGACTTTCTTGAACAAAAACGAATGGACTCCAACTTGGTAAACTACACCGCTGATGCTCTTAATGAGACTCTGCGGGAGTTTTATGCCGCTGTCCAGTCCACCAAGACAGGAGGGGAGTACAGCATAGCCAGCCTAAGGAGTCTGAGAGCCGGTATTAAACGTTATATAGTTGGCTTCAATATTATAACTGACACCAGATTCAGGACCAGCAATGCCGTGTTTACATCCGTAATTAAACGGTACAGGAAAAGTGGTAAAGATACTAGCCTCCACCATCCCCGTATCTCCGAGTCGGACCTCAAACGTATTAGATCTTCAACTGCACTGTCTCCTGATTCGCCCGTCGGCCTGGTCAGAAAAGTGTGGTTCGACATCCAAATATGTTTGGCTCGGCGTGGCAGGGAGGGAACCCGGGAGCTATCCATGTCATCTTTCATCCTACAGAGAGACGAGGATGGGGTGGAATATGTCAGCCTGGCGCACAATCCCCAAAGCAAGAATCACAAAGACCCGAATGAACTTGAAAAGGAAAACCTACGAGGGTTTATGTTTGCCAGGCCTGAGGATCCGCTGTGTCCGGTGGAAAGTTTCAAGAAATATATTGCGAAATGTCCATCAGATGCCAAATCGTTCTACCTCCACCCAAAGCGCACCCTGTCCTCCGGCGTGTGGTACACCCGGGAGCCGATGGGTGTCCACTACCTCGGGAACATGTTAAAAAGAATCAGCGAAGAG GTGGGTCTTTCGCAGATCTACACAAACCACAGCCTCCGAAGCACCGCTGTAGGTCGGCTCTCAGACGCCGGCCTGGAGAGTGGTCAAATAATTCCGGTGACAGGCCATCGATGCGAGAGCAGCCTTCGTGCTTACTGGGCTCCGTCAGTGCAGGAGAGACGAGAATGGAGCCACGTCTTGTCATCAAGTGTCCCGAGAAACAGTGCCCCTGCTGTCCAACACCCTCCTTCACAGGCCGCTATGCCGGACTTGCCTGTAACGCTGTCAAATTGCACCATAAATGGAaacgtcgaatttaattttaaataa